One genomic window of Biomphalaria glabrata chromosome 9, xgBioGlab47.1, whole genome shotgun sequence includes the following:
- the LOC106054537 gene encoding 1-acyl-sn-glycerol-3-phosphate acyltransferase alpha-like isoform X1: MMAVLDSLTLWQFIIIFLLLVIPVAYQLSGTFKYYFKLLIYHTLTILIGLGVCFYALPRGRNTKNHNFVTGCVKLFLWRAVGVKVLIRGQEILEKDEPAVIVVNHQSSLDMIPLFTFWPENCVSLAKRELWLTGPFGLGAWLCGTIYINRLDHQSARKTMETAAELIIKKKLKVAIFPEGTRNYNGSMLPFKKGAFHLAVTGQVPIIPVVFSSYDKFYSKNDKRFDEGNVLVEVLPPIPTTGLKTEDVATLTETTRNQMLACFDRISQEMK, translated from the exons ATGATGGCTGTATTGGACAGTCTGACTTTATGGCAGttcataattattttcctaTTACTTGTGATACCTGTGGCCTATCAGCTTTCTGGcacttttaaatattatttcaaattaCTGATTTATCATACCCTTACAATTTTGATTGGGTTAGGAGTTTGTTTTTATGCTTTACCAAGAGGAAGAAATACAAAGAATCATAA TTTTGTGACTGGATGTGTCAAGCTGTTCCTATGGAGAGCTGTAGGTGTCAAAGTGCTCATAAGAGGTCAAGAAATACTGGAGAAAGATGAGCCTGCTGTCATTGTAGTTAACCATCAAAGCTCTTTAGATATGATTC CACTGTTTACCTTTTGGCCAGAAAACTGTGTCAGTCTTGCCAAGAGAGAGTTATGGTTGACTGGGCCTTTTGGGCTAGGTGCCTGGCTATGTGGTACAATCTACATCAACAGGCTTGATCATCAGAGTGCACGTAAGACAATGGAGACAGCAGCTGAATTAATAATTAAGAAAAAG ctCAAAGTAGCAATTTTTCCAGAAGGAACTCGCAACTATAATGGATCTATGTTGCCATTCAAAAAAGGTGCTTTTCACCTCGCTGTGACAGGACAG gtaCCTATAATCCCAGTGGTGTTCTCTTCCTATGACAAGTTTTACAGTAAAAATGATAAAAGATTTGATGAGggcaa TGTCCTTGTTGAGGTTTTACCTCCTATTCCCACCACTGGTCTTAAGACTGAGGATGTGGCTACACTCACAGAAACCACCAGGAATCAGATGCTGGCATGCTTTGATCGCATCAGCCAGGAAATGAAGTAA
- the LOC106054537 gene encoding 1-acyl-sn-glycerol-3-phosphate acyltransferase alpha-like isoform X2 encodes MIPLFTFWPENCVSLAKRELWLTGPFGLGAWLCGTIYINRLDHQSARKTMETAAELIIKKKLKVAIFPEGTRNYNGSMLPFKKGAFHLAVTGQVPIIPVVFSSYDKFYSKNDKRFDEGNVLVEVLPPIPTTGLKTEDVATLTETTRNQMLACFDRISQEMK; translated from the exons ATGATTC CACTGTTTACCTTTTGGCCAGAAAACTGTGTCAGTCTTGCCAAGAGAGAGTTATGGTTGACTGGGCCTTTTGGGCTAGGTGCCTGGCTATGTGGTACAATCTACATCAACAGGCTTGATCATCAGAGTGCACGTAAGACAATGGAGACAGCAGCTGAATTAATAATTAAGAAAAAG ctCAAAGTAGCAATTTTTCCAGAAGGAACTCGCAACTATAATGGATCTATGTTGCCATTCAAAAAAGGTGCTTTTCACCTCGCTGTGACAGGACAG gtaCCTATAATCCCAGTGGTGTTCTCTTCCTATGACAAGTTTTACAGTAAAAATGATAAAAGATTTGATGAGggcaa TGTCCTTGTTGAGGTTTTACCTCCTATTCCCACCACTGGTCTTAAGACTGAGGATGTGGCTACACTCACAGAAACCACCAGGAATCAGATGCTGGCATGCTTTGATCGCATCAGCCAGGAAATGAAGTAA